The proteins below come from a single Dinghuibacter silviterrae genomic window:
- a CDS encoding head GIN domain-containing protein encodes MYKSALLITGLLMAFFTHAQQGDLLVHAPNVQKRDVGSFHGISVSSSIDLVVKQGNEEGVAVSASDPALRDRIVTSVENGILHIYLKDNGFHWNWGWNNQHLKAFVSFKTLNQLSASGSSDIYVDGSINTDNLSISLSGSSDFKGAVHTNQLQLQQSGSSDANISGTAGTASIHLNGSSDVKAYDLSVDVCTISAHGSSDTHITVNKELSVYNSGSSDVNYKGNAVVKEFHSSGSSEINKKSS; translated from the coding sequence ATGTACAAGTCTGCTCTTCTCATAACCGGTCTCCTCATGGCTTTTTTTACCCACGCCCAGCAGGGAGACCTCCTCGTCCACGCCCCCAACGTTCAAAAGCGCGATGTGGGTTCTTTCCACGGCATCAGTGTCAGCAGTTCCATCGACCTCGTCGTCAAACAGGGAAATGAAGAAGGCGTCGCCGTCAGTGCTTCCGATCCCGCGCTCCGGGACAGGATCGTTACCAGCGTTGAAAATGGCATCCTTCACATTTATCTGAAGGACAATGGGTTTCACTGGAACTGGGGATGGAATAACCAACACTTGAAAGCCTTTGTTTCCTTCAAAACCCTCAACCAGTTAAGCGCCTCGGGTTCCAGCGATATCTACGTCGACGGCAGCATCAACACAGACAATCTTTCCATCAGCCTTTCCGGCTCCAGCGACTTCAAAGGCGCCGTCCATACCAACCAACTCCAGCTCCAGCAAAGCGGCAGCTCCGACGCCAACATCAGCGGCACCGCCGGCACCGCTTCGATCCACCTCAACGGCTCCAGCGACGTCAAGGCGTATGACCTGTCCGTCGACGTCTGCACCATTTCCGCCCACGGTTCGTCGGACACCCACATCACCGTCAACAAAGAATTGAGTGTGTACAACAGCGGGTCCAGCGATGTCAATTATAAGGGGAACGCGGTGGTAAAAGAATTTCACTCCTCGGGGTCGAGTGAGATCAACAAGAAGTCGTCCTAA